Part of the Chloroflexota bacterium genome is shown below.
CGGGGTGCGATCCGCGACCGCCCCGAACTCGTCGATATCGAGGGCGATCCCGAACTCGTGGGCGATGGCGAGCAGGTGGAGGACGCCGTTCGTCGAGCCGCCCGATCCGGCGACCGAGGCGATCCCGTTCTCGATCGAGCGGCGATCGACGATCGCCGAGGGCCGCACGTCCCGACGGACGAGGTCCATGACGATCTCGCCGCAGCGCCGGGCGGCTTCATCCTTCGCCGGATCCTCGGCCGGGATCCCGTTGAGTCCGGCCGGTGAGAGCCCGATGAGCTCCATGACCATGGACATCGTGTTCGCCGTGTACTGGCCGCCGCAGGCGCCCGGTCCCGGGCAGGCCACGTTCTCCACCTCGTAGAGCTCGTCGAGGCTGATCTTGCCGGCCCGGTACGCGCCGATCGCCTCGAAGACGGTGACCACCGTCGCGTTCCGCTGACCCTTGTACACACCCGGGTAGATCGTCCCGTTGTAGAGGACGAGACCCGGCACATCGAGCCTCCCGAGCGCCATCGCCGCGCCGGGGATCGTCTTGTCGCAGCCGACGAGGCACACGACCCCGTCGAACAGGTGGCCACGGACGACGAGCTCGATGGAGTCGGCGATGACCTCGCGACTCACGAGGCTCGTCTTCATCCCCTCCGTGCCCATCGAGACGCCGTCGCTGATGGAGATCGTGTTGAACTCCATCGGCGTGCCGCCCGCGGCCCGGATGCCGGCCTTCACGTGCTCGGCGAGGCGGCGCTGGTTGTAGTTGCACGGCATCGTCTCGATCCACGTCGTCGCCACCCCGACGAGTGGTTTCGCGAGGTCCTCGTCCGTGAAACCGATCGCCTTGAGCATCGCCCTCGCGGCGGCGCGGTCGGGACCGTCCGTCAGGCGCGCGCTGTGGCGCTTGGCCGGATCGGTCGGGCGGTCGTACGGGTGGCTCGGCTCGGTCATCGGCGGCGTCCTCGGCTCGGTCATCGGCTCCGTCATCGGCGGTCGCCCCAGTGTACGAGTCCCCGCCGGGGTCACGCCGTCCGGGTGCCCTCGAGTCGGGGGTCTGCGAGTCGGCGCTGCACGATCCTCCGGAGCGTCCGCAGCGCCACCGCGCCCGACTCGAGTACGAGATCGTGGAAGGCGCGGATGTCGAACCGCTCTCCGAGCGTCGATTCGGCTTCCCGCCGCAGGGCGAGGAGCTCGAGCTGGCCGGACTTGTAGGCGAGCGCCTGGCCCGGCCAGACGATGTAGCGATCGACCTCGTTCGCGATGTTGTTCGCGGCGAGGGCGCTGTTCCCGACCATGAAGTCGATGGCCGCCTGACGGGACCAGCCGAGTGCGTGGATGCCGGTGTCGACGACGAGCCGGCAGGCGCGCCACGAGTCCATCGAGAGCATGCCGATCCGATCGAGATCGCTCGAGTAGAGGCCCATCTCGTCGGCGAGGCGCTCGCTGTACAGGCCCCAGCCCTCCCAGAAGGCCGTCGGCCCCAGGTTCCGGCGGAACGTCGGCAGGTGCCCGAGCTCCTGCGCGATCGCGATCTGGAGGTGGTGGCCGGGCACGGACTCGTGGAAGGCGAGGCATTCCGCGTCGTACCGTGGGCGAGTCTCCGGGTGACCCGTGTTGATGTAGTACTGACCGGGCCGGGAGCCGTCGAGCGCGGGCTGGCGGTAGTACGCGATCGTCGCGTTCTCCTCCTCGTGGGCCGGCATCCGGACGACCTCGCACGGGGTCGTCGGGGTGCGACCGAACCAGGCCGGAACGGTCGCCTCCGCGCGGAGGAGGGCCTGTCGCGCCGTGGCCTCCACCTCGTCGCGGGTCGCGAAATGCATCGCTGGGTCGTCGCGGAGCCGCCCGAGCGCGTCGGTGCGGTCCGCAGCGCCGAGGACGCGGCGGCCGAGCTCCTCGATCTCGTCGTTGATCCGCGCCACCTCCGCGAGTCCGATGGCGTGGAGCTCCTCCGGCGAACGATCGAGCGTCGTGTGGAACCGAACGAGGGTCGCGTAGGCGGCCCGGCCCCCATCGATGTGGCAGATCCCGGCTCGCTCGTCCGGCCGCGCCCGCGGCAGCACCTCCACCTCGAGGAACGCTCGGTGTCGGGCGAGCGCCGGACGGATCCCCTCATGAAGGGCAGTGGTCAGACCGTCTCGGAATGCGGCGAGCTCCTCCGCCGGCCAATCGTCACGCGCCACGCGGAGCGGTTCGAGGAACCCGCTCTCCTCGTCGGAGACCGCGAGGGTCGCGGCCAGCGCCTCGACGACCTTCGCGATCGGTGTCCGGACGCCGACCCGACCCTCGACGAGGCCGCGCCGGAGGTTCGTCGTGTGGTCGTCCATGAGCGGTCCGAACCGTCGCCAGCGTTCGACCATCATCCGCGCCTCGGCCGGTGTCCGCACCGGCTGGTACGAGGCGACGTCCTGGATCTCGTTGTGCCAGCCGGCGAGCGGGTCGACGTTCCACGACTCGATCCCGAGTGTCGCGAGCGCAGCGCGTCCGGTCGCCTCCTCGATGAGCACCTCGCGGGTGACGCGATCCTCCTCCGTCAGCTCCGCGGGGTCGATCGCCCGGGCGCTATCGACCACGCGCTCGAGACGGGCGATCTCGCGAGCTGTGGCCGCCGGCGTGATGTCGTCCAGGCGGTCGTCGAATCGGCGATCGCCGTTCGCGGTCGCCAGGAGGGGGCTCGCTTCGCACAGTCCGTCCCAGAACGTCGCGGCGAGCGCCGCAAGGCCGTCGGTCGTCGTCGTCGCCGCCGCCGCCAGGTCGTCGGACGCCGTCGCCGCCGCGCGACCGGGATCAGGACGCTCGGCGCGGTTGGTCATCGGACGCACGGGCCGGTGCCGACGGCGGCCGTGGCGCCGAGCGCTGGCAGGACACGCGCCGCGACCTCCGATGGCGTGAGCGCGTAGCCGACGTTCGGGTCGCTCTTCGCCTCGGCGAAGACCACTCCGCCCACGGTCCCGTCCTCGAGGATGAGCGGCCCACCGCTGTCGCCCCGATCCACCTGCGCTGTCAGCTCGAGGATGCGGCGGGTCACGAGGGCGCCACCGTAGATGTCGCGTCCCTGCGCCGGATAGTCGGCGGCGACGCCCGCCGGGATGATGACGAGCGGGTCGCCGAACGGATGTCCGAGAGCGGCGCCGAGGGTCGCCCGACCAGGATCGACGGCTGCGAAGCGGAGGGCGGGGGTCGGGAGCGAGGGCGCCGAGAGGAGTGCGACGTCGAGCGACGGATCGAACAGGACGACGCGCGCCGGGGCCGCCGGGCCGCCGTCGAAGCCGACGGTCTCGCGGACGCCGCCGGCGACGACGTGGGCGTTCGTGACGTAGTAGCCCCGGCCGAGCGAGAACCCCGTGCCGGTGAGCTCGTAGCCGCAGGCCTGCGTGGTCACCCTGACCGTGCTCGTCACGGCCGCGGCGGCGATCCGCCGCGCGTCCGTGGCGGACGGCGTGCCCACCGGCACGGCCGGGAACGGCTCCAGGCCGACGAATACCTGGGGGAAGCCCGAGGCGTCGAGCAACCGACCGAGGTCAGCGGCGATCTCCGTGGGCGGCGGAAGGACCGCGCTGAGGGTCCGCACCGCGGTCGACGTCTGGGCCCAGCCGGCCGCTCGGGGGATCGGTCCGGCAGCGAGGATGCCCCCCGCGAGCCAGATGACGAGGAGGCCCTGGCCGACCCCGAGGAAGGCGCCGGCGACCCGATCGGCACTGCCGAGGATCCCTGTCCCGAGGCGATATCGGATCGTGGTCCCGAGGGCGGAGCCGAGGGCCTCCCCGATCCCGACGAGGAAGATGAGGCCACCGAGCACGGCGAGGGCCCGCAGCGGCGCCTGGAGTGGCGCGATCGTGTCGTGGACAAGCGGCAGGAGCAGCAGCGCGGCGGCCGCTCCCGCCACGGCACCGGCGAGTCCGCCGAGCTGCGGGAAGAATCCCGATCGGAGTCCGAGGAGGAAGGCGAACGCGACGATGAGGACGGCGGCGAGGTCCAGCGGGTTCACGCCCGCCATGACTGCCCTGCGTCGGCCGGGATGCGTTCGCCCACGAAGCCGTCGGCCGTCGCCTAGCCGGTTCCGACGAGCGTGTCGACTCGCGCCGGGTGCGTGGCCTCCCAGGCCTCGATCGCCGGCGCCGCTGCGAGCAGGAAGCCCATCTCATCCGTGCCGGCGAGGAGCATCCGCTTCGCGAAGGGGTCGATCTCGAAGTCGATCGTCGAGCCGTCCGGCAGGAGGATCCCGCCCTCGGCCAGATCGACCGTCAGGCGCGCCTCCGGATCCGCCTCCAGGAGCGCGAAGAGCTGCTCGTGGGTCGTGCCGTCCACGACGATGGGGAGCACCCCGTTCTTCAGGCTGTTGCTGCGGAAGATGTCGGCGTACGAGGTCGAGATGATCGCCCGCAGGCCGAAGGCGGCGAGCGCCCACGGCGCGTGCTCGCGCGACGAGCCGGCACCGAAGTTGTCGCCCGCAAGGAGGATCGATCGCCCGGCCATCTCCGGTCGATCGATGACGAACCGGGGTTCGCGGAGCGTCCCGTCCTCCGCGTAGCGCCAGTCGTGAAAGAGCGCCTCAGCGAGGCCGGCCTTGTCCGTGACCTTGAGGTAGCGGGCCGGGACGACCTGATCCGTATCGACGTTCTCCGCCGGCAGCGGGATCACGGCGCTCGTGAAGGCACGGTACGGCTCGGCCACGATCAGCGACCCCCGATCCCGACCGTCGCTGCGATGTCCGGCAAGGTCCGCGGGTCCGTCACGACGCCGGCGATGGCCGATGCAGCGGCGGTGAGCGGCGAGGCGAGGAACGACCGGCCGCCCTTGCCCTGGCGACCCTCGAAGTTCCGGTTCGAGGTGCTGATGGCGTACTGGCCCGGGCTGAGCTGGTCGCCGTTCATCGCGATGCACATGCTGCATCCGGCCTCCCGCCATTCGGCTCCGGCGGCTCGGAAGATCTCGTCCAGGCCCTCACGCTCTGCCTGGCGCTTTACCTCGTCCGAACCGGGGACGACCATCATCCGGACGCCCTCGGCGACGCTGCGGCCCTTCACCACGGCCGCGGCGAGTCGGAGGTCGCTGATCCGGCCGTTCGTGCAGCTGCCGACGAAGACGACGTCCACCCTCCGGCCGAGGATCGGCTCGCCGGGCCGGAGGTCCATGTACTCGAGCGCGTGCTCGAGCGCGCGACGCTGGCCGGGGTCCGCCTGGTCTGCGGGGGAGGGGATCCGACTCGTGATCGGGATCCCCATGCCCGGGTTCGTCCCGTACGTCACCATCGGCTCGAGGGTGGCCGCGTCGATCGTCACCGCTCGATCGAAGGTCGCGCCGTTGTCCGTGGGGAGGGCCCGCCAGCGGGCGACCGCGGCGTCCCAGGCCGTGCCCTGCGGAGCGTGGCGGCGGCCGTGGAGATACTCGAACGTCGTGTCGTCGGGGGCGATGAGGCCGGCCCGGGCGCCACCCTCGATGCTCATGTTGCAGATCGTCATCCGCTGCTCCATCGTCAGGGCGCGGATCGCCTCGCCGCGGTACTCGAAGACGTGGCCGGTCCCGCCGCCGATCCCGATCCGGGCGATGAGGGCGAGGATGATGTCCTTGGCGCTGACACCCGGGGCGAGGCGACCGTCGACGCGGACCTCATGGGTCTTCGGGCGCCGCTGGAGGAGGCATTGGGTCGCGAGGACCATCTCGACCTCGCTCGTCCCGATGCCGAAGGCGAGGGCCCCGAAGGCGCCGTGGGTGCTCGTGTGGCTATCGCCACAGACGATGGTCATCCCCGGCTGGGTGAGCCCGAGCTGCGGACCGATGACGTGGACGATCCCCTGGTCGGGGTCGCCGATGCCGTGGAGCGGGATGCCGAACTCCTCGCAGTTCGCCGTGAGCTGGCGGATCTGCGCCGCGGCCATCTCGTCGAGGATCGGCAGGTTCCGCGGCGTCGTCGGCACCGAATGGTCTGCGGTGGCGAGGGTCTGACCGGGCCGGCGGACGTGGAGGCCGCGCGCCCGAAGGCCCGTGAACGCCTGCGGGCTCGTCACCTCATGGACGAGGTGGAGGTCGACGGCGAGGATCGCCGGCGCACCTTCGTCCTGCGCGACGACGTGGTCGTCCCAGATCTTCTCGACGATCGTGCGTGGCGTGTGGTCGGGCATCTCGGTCAGCCTCGCGGCGGCGATGGCGGTCTCGTGGTGGTCCGCGGTGGAGGTCCCCGCGGCGGCGGCGCGCGCGAGCCGAAGGGTAGCAGAGAGCGGCTGACCCGCCGGCCGGCCTGTCGAGGGTTCGGTCTCGGCCCGCCCCGGCCATCCCTGGGCGAGGCGCGACCATCCCTGTCCCACCGTCTCATGCGGTCATCCATGGAACGTTGGATCCGGGCGCGGGAGTCGCGCCCCGGCCGACTGTCTCACCCGTCCACCCCCAGAACGCCCGAGACGGATTCGAGGCCCAGCGGGGGCCTCGCCGGCCAGAGATCGCCCGCCGGGCGCACGAACGTTCCGGTAGTGAGAGTCTGAGACGCGACAGCACCCGACATTGACGCGACCGAACCCGAGACGGATGAGGTACGGGTGCCGGGCACACCCCGTACCGTCGGCCGATGGTTGCGCGATCCATCGCTCGTGCTAGACTGCCCGGACCGAGCGGCGCCGCGCCGCACGGACGAGCGTATCGGAGACCGCTGCGTGGGTCTGTTCAACAGCCGGGATCGCCGCCCTGTCGCCGTCGTCGTGATGGCGGACGGTCGCCGCGTCCACGTGCCGTTGGCGGACGGCTCCCTGGTCGACGTATCGTTCTTCGGGCTGCTTCGCTCGCTCCTCCTTGGGCTGGACGGCCTTCTCGGCCTTATTACCGGCTCCCGGCGGGAGAACGGAGGATCGCGGAGGACGGAGCGCTAGACGCACCGGACACCAAGAGCCGAAGGGACCCTCGCCGGGAGGCGGGGGTCTTTCGTTTTGGAGGCGAAGGACGACCATGACGATGACCGGAGACCCGGCGAAGCTGCCGAGCCGCGTGAGCCACGTGCCGAACGATGGCAGTCCCGAGGCGGCGCGGATCGAGCAGGCCCGCAAGGAGATGCTCAACGACACGCGGCCGCTGAAGCGGACGCGGATCGGGGCGGACGTCGTCTGCGAGGCGCTCATCCGCCAGGGCGTCGAGGTCTTCTTCGGCTATCCCGGTGGCGTCGTCCTGCCGCTCTACGACGTGCTCGGCG
Proteins encoded:
- the ilvD gene encoding dihydroxy-acid dehydratase, yielding MTEPSHPYDRPTDPAKRHSARLTDGPDRAAARAMLKAIGFTDEDLAKPLVGVATTWIETMPCNYNQRRLAEHVKAGIRAAGGTPMEFNTISISDGVSMGTEGMKTSLVSREVIADSIELVVRGHLFDGVVCLVGCDKTIPGAAMALGRLDVPGLVLYNGTIYPGVYKGQRNATVVTVFEAIGAYRAGKISLDELYEVENVACPGPGACGGQYTANTMSMVMELIGLSPAGLNGIPAEDPAKDEAARRCGEIVMDLVRRDVRPSAIVDRRSIENGIASVAGSGGSTNGVLHLLAIAHEFGIALDIDEFGAVADRTPIVADMVPGGRYTAADLYDAGGIGLLTRELLKGGHLHGDAPTVDGRTIAQTAAAVVETSGQRVVVPIETPIKPTGGLAILRGTLAPDGCVVKLAGHERRLHRGPARVFDSENACYEAVRDGRIAPGDVIVIRYEGPVGGPGMQEMLSVTAALVGEGLGDSVALLTDGRFSGGTHGLMLGHVAPEAALGGPIAFVEEGDGIVIDVDRRALDLDVAAEVLARRRAAWSPPPPRYRGGVMAKYAALVGSASAGAVTTGARMTATLAAGRG
- a CDS encoding DUF885 domain-containing protein, whose amino-acid sequence is MTNRAERPDPGRAAATASDDLAAAATTTTDGLAALAATFWDGLCEASPLLATANGDRRFDDRLDDITPAATAREIARLERVVDSARAIDPAELTEEDRVTREVLIEEATGRAALATLGIESWNVDPLAGWHNEIQDVASYQPVRTPAEARMMVERWRRFGPLMDDHTTNLRRGLVEGRVGVRTPIAKVVEALAATLAVSDEESGFLEPLRVARDDWPAEELAAFRDGLTTALHEGIRPALARHRAFLEVEVLPRARPDERAGICHIDGGRAAYATLVRFHTTLDRSPEELHAIGLAEVARINDEIEELGRRVLGAADRTDALGRLRDDPAMHFATRDEVEATARQALLRAEATVPAWFGRTPTTPCEVVRMPAHEEENATIAYYRQPALDGSRPGQYYINTGHPETRPRYDAECLAFHESVPGHHLQIAIAQELGHLPTFRRNLGPTAFWEGWGLYSERLADEMGLYSSDLDRIGMLSMDSWRACRLVVDTGIHALGWSRQAAIDFMVGNSALAANNIANEVDRYIVWPGQALAYKSGQLELLALRREAESTLGERFDIRAFHDLVLESGAVALRTLRRIVQRRLADPRLEGTRTA
- a CDS encoding MarP family serine protease; amino-acid sequence: MAGVNPLDLAAVLIVAFAFLLGLRSGFFPQLGGLAGAVAGAAAALLLLPLVHDTIAPLQAPLRALAVLGGLIFLVGIGEALGSALGTTIRYRLGTGILGSADRVAGAFLGVGQGLLVIWLAGGILAAGPIPRAAGWAQTSTAVRTLSAVLPPPTEIAADLGRLLDASGFPQVFVGLEPFPAVPVGTPSATDARRIAAAAVTSTVRVTTQACGYELTGTGFSLGRGYYVTNAHVVAGGVRETVGFDGGPAAPARVVLFDPSLDVALLSAPSLPTPALRFAAVDPGRATLGAALGHPFGDPLVIIPAGVAADYPAQGRDIYGGALVTRRILELTAQVDRGDSGGPLILEDGTVGGVVFAEAKSDPNVGYALTPSEVAARVLPALGATAAVGTGPCVR
- the leuD gene encoding 3-isopropylmalate dehydratase small subunit; the protein is MAEPYRAFTSAVIPLPAENVDTDQVVPARYLKVTDKAGLAEALFHDWRYAEDGTLREPRFVIDRPEMAGRSILLAGDNFGAGSSREHAPWALAAFGLRAIISTSYADIFRSNSLKNGVLPIVVDGTTHEQLFALLEADPEARLTVDLAEGGILLPDGSTIDFEIDPFAKRMLLAGTDEMGFLLAAAPAIEAWEATHPARVDTLVGTG
- the leuC gene encoding 3-isopropylmalate dehydratase large subunit, whose protein sequence is MPDHTPRTIVEKIWDDHVVAQDEGAPAILAVDLHLVHEVTSPQAFTGLRARGLHVRRPGQTLATADHSVPTTPRNLPILDEMAAAQIRQLTANCEEFGIPLHGIGDPDQGIVHVIGPQLGLTQPGMTIVCGDSHTSTHGAFGALAFGIGTSEVEMVLATQCLLQRRPKTHEVRVDGRLAPGVSAKDIILALIARIGIGGGTGHVFEYRGEAIRALTMEQRMTICNMSIEGGARAGLIAPDDTTFEYLHGRRHAPQGTAWDAAVARWRALPTDNGATFDRAVTIDAATLEPMVTYGTNPGMGIPITSRIPSPADQADPGQRRALEHALEYMDLRPGEPILGRRVDVVFVGSCTNGRISDLRLAAAVVKGRSVAEGVRMMVVPGSDEVKRQAEREGLDEIFRAAGAEWREAGCSMCIAMNGDQLSPGQYAISTSNRNFEGRQGKGGRSFLASPLTAAASAIAGVVTDPRTLPDIAATVGIGGR